A genomic segment from Syntrophorhabdales bacterium encodes:
- a CDS encoding B12-binding domain-containing radical SAM protein has translation MAMTGKKVLLVYPEHPDTFWSYKYALRFISKKASSPPLGLLTVAGLLPRNWETRLIDMQTRLLEDKDLRWADYVFISAMCIQKESVQQVISRCKALGVKTVAGGPLFTAMPEDFPDVDHLVLNEAEITLPLFLEDLEKGSPRRTYTSGDWADIEKTPIPRWELVNLKNYASMNVQYSRGCPFNCEFCNITVLYGQKPRTKGTDQIIAELDRLYETGWRGSVFFVDDNFIGNKAKLKKDVLPAMCAWMKEKGYPFAFATEASINLADDQQLMRLMVRAGFDTVFVGIETPHEASLAECNKFQNKNRNLMACVKTIQKSGLQVQAGFILGFDNDPPSIFDRLTKFIQESGIVTAMVGLLNAPRGTKLYDRLVKEGRLLHDISGDHMDLSMNFVPKMNRELLVNGYQKILDTIYSPKCYYARIRGFLADYAPSQEKLFHFRLSHVVAFVRSVFVLGIAEKERYQYWKLLIWSLFRRPRLMPLAIGLAICGFHFRKVSCDNIGFLN, from the coding sequence ATGGCAATGACAGGCAAGAAAGTTTTGCTGGTTTATCCAGAGCATCCCGACACATTCTGGTCGTACAAATACGCGCTGAGGTTCATCTCAAAAAAGGCCAGCTCACCGCCGCTCGGCTTACTCACGGTAGCAGGTTTGCTCCCGCGCAACTGGGAAACAAGACTTATCGATATGCAGACAAGACTCCTGGAGGACAAAGACCTGCGCTGGGCAGATTATGTCTTTATCAGCGCAATGTGTATTCAGAAAGAGTCGGTTCAGCAGGTCATCTCCCGGTGTAAGGCCCTTGGAGTTAAGACTGTTGCGGGCGGGCCTCTCTTTACGGCAATGCCTGAGGATTTTCCCGACGTCGATCACCTCGTCCTCAATGAGGCCGAGATAACCCTTCCATTGTTCCTGGAAGACCTTGAAAAAGGCTCACCCCGGCGCACCTACACATCGGGCGACTGGGCTGACATCGAAAAGACGCCGATACCGCGCTGGGAGCTGGTCAACCTCAAGAACTATGCTTCCATGAACGTGCAGTATTCTCGCGGCTGCCCCTTCAACTGTGAGTTCTGTAACATTACGGTGCTGTATGGTCAGAAACCGAGAACCAAAGGTACGGATCAGATTATCGCGGAATTAGATCGTCTCTACGAGACCGGCTGGAGGGGGAGCGTCTTTTTTGTTGATGACAACTTTATCGGGAACAAAGCAAAGCTGAAGAAGGATGTACTGCCTGCCATGTGCGCGTGGATGAAAGAAAAGGGCTATCCCTTTGCGTTTGCAACGGAAGCCTCGATCAATCTCGCGGATGACCAGCAGCTGATGCGGCTCATGGTGCGCGCAGGGTTTGACACCGTCTTTGTCGGTATAGAAACGCCACACGAAGCCAGTCTCGCCGAGTGCAATAAGTTCCAGAACAAGAACCGCAATCTCATGGCATGCGTAAAAACCATACAGAAATCGGGGTTGCAGGTGCAGGCAGGGTTTATTCTCGGCTTCGACAATGATCCGCCATCGATTTTTGACCGGCTCACCAAGTTCATCCAGGAGAGCGGCATCGTCACTGCAATGGTGGGCTTGCTCAATGCGCCGCGCGGGACAAAGTTGTACGACAGACTTGTGAAGGAGGGTCGTCTGCTTCATGATATTTCAGGCGATCATATGGATCTCTCGATGAATTTCGTTCCTAAGATGAACCGTGAACTGCTTGTCAATGGATACCAGAAGATCCTCGATACGATCTATTCTCCGAAATGCTATTATGCGCGCATCAGGGGATTCCTTGCTGACTACGCGCCCTCTCAGGAGAAGCTGTTCCATTTTCGTCTGAGTCACGTCGTCGCTTTCGTGAGATCTGTATTTGTCCTCGGGATAGCCGAAAAGGAGCGCTATCAGTACTGGAAACTTCTCATCTGGTCACTCTTCAGACGTCCCCGTCTCATGCCCCTTGCTATCGGCCTGGCGATCTGCGGTTTTCATTTCAGGAAAGTCAGTTGTGACAATATCGGCTTCCTGAATTGA